One Pirellulales bacterium genomic window carries:
- a CDS encoding DegT/DnrJ/EryC1/StrS family aminotransferase — MKSPAIVGGKPAFEQLLPIVRPTLPTFAELSSELSEIINSGMVTRGRHLRAFEEAAAGHLKARHAVAVSSCTTGLMLTYQGLGLKGEIIAPSFTFMATISAAVWAGLKPIFADVDRHTHNLDPAAVERAITPTTSAIVAVHNFGNPADIAALEQIAKRRNLKLVFDAAHGFGARYQGVPVGPQGDAQVYSLSPTKLVVAGEGGIVATNSDELAEKIRRGREYGMGNGYDSLFAGINARMSEFHACLGRHSLALLEKHAARRQEIVAIFRRELGRLPGLGFQEVLSGNRCSYKDFSITVDSSAFGLSRDEFARALAAENIDTRKYYDPPAHRQTAYRQFSPPEGRLEVTQWLAASSLSLPLWSHMTDETALEICRACQRIHESAVEIRAHLAAQ, encoded by the coding sequence ATGAAATCTCCCGCAATCGTCGGCGGTAAACCTGCTTTTGAACAATTGCTTCCGATTGTCCGCCCCACCCTACCCACATTCGCCGAGCTTTCGTCCGAGCTTTCCGAAATCATCAACTCCGGGATGGTGACTCGAGGCCGTCATTTGCGGGCTTTTGAAGAAGCTGCCGCCGGACATTTGAAGGCCAGACATGCCGTCGCCGTTTCCAGTTGCACCACGGGATTGATGCTTACCTATCAAGGCCTCGGGCTGAAAGGCGAGATTATAGCTCCCAGCTTTACATTTATGGCCACGATCAGTGCCGCCGTGTGGGCGGGGCTGAAGCCGATTTTTGCCGACGTCGACCGTCACACGCACAACCTTGATCCGGCCGCAGTGGAGCGGGCCATTACTCCCACGACGTCCGCCATTGTTGCGGTACACAACTTTGGCAACCCGGCCGATATTGCCGCATTAGAACAAATTGCAAAACGCCGCAATCTGAAATTGGTGTTTGACGCAGCCCACGGATTCGGCGCCAGATACCAAGGCGTCCCCGTAGGACCACAAGGCGACGCGCAGGTGTACAGTTTGAGCCCCACGAAGCTTGTCGTGGCAGGCGAAGGGGGGATTGTGGCCACGAATTCCGATGAATTGGCGGAAAAGATTCGGCGTGGTCGTGAATACGGCATGGGAAACGGTTACGATAGTTTGTTCGCGGGCATCAATGCCCGAATGAGCGAGTTTCACGCTTGCCTGGGTCGGCACAGCTTGGCGTTATTGGAAAAACACGCAGCCCGTCGGCAAGAAATCGTGGCCATATTTCGCCGCGAACTCGGCCGGCTGCCCGGCCTGGGCTTCCAGGAAGTGCTGTCCGGCAACCGCTGCTCGTACAAGGATTTTTCCATTACCGTGGATTCCTCCGCCTTTGGATTGTCGCGAGATGAATTCGCCCGGGCTCTGGCTGCGGAGAATATCGACACACGAAAATACTATGATCCACCCGCGCATCGCCAAACGGCTTACCGACAATTTTCTCCGCCCGAGGGGCGATTGGAGGTCACCCAGTGGCTGGCTGCGTCGAGTTTAAGTTTGCCATTGTGGTCGCACATGACGGACGAAACAGCACTGGAAATCTGCCGTGCTTGTCAGCGCATTCACGAATCGGCTGTGGAAATCAGGGCACATTTAGCCGCTCAATAA